Genomic window (Henningerozyma blattae CBS 6284 chromosome 10, complete genome):
ACAGTAACACAAATGGTTCTATGATCAGTGAGGAGGATGAAGAGATGTCATAGAGGCCCTCCTACACCGATTCTTATAAAActatgatttttttatgtttaTCAGActgttcttttttttacctttgtattttatactatttatatattcttccGGCTTTTTCCCTCTGTTTCACCCATTTACGAAGTATTGTATGTTTCAACTTCAAGTTCTACCAAGCATTCTGTTCATTCAGCAATGATTTAAAGTTCCAATCCTGCCTATGGCcaacttttctttttgttttctttccatgttaaaaatgttttaaaattccCAACTctctattaatttttgcaataataatacccCGTCTTACGGCACATAGTGCTCTTCACTATTTAtacttatttttatacaCCTCTATTATTCACTTCTATGCTATATATATCCATATGCTTTATGTATTTATATACAACTTTGTATTTTTCAgcttataatatttattttcattttgcagttttaatattatatgttttttattatttttattttcttttttacgTCGTCAATCACGTGGCTGACACCACATTTGCTGGAAACAACGGCCGAGTGGAACTCCCCTACTGCCAAAAACTCGGAGATGCCTCTGATTCGAGATTCATTGGTAATTCATACAGTGAGTGACATAATGAGAATGAATGAGGTTAGACTACAGTAAAAAGCAATTAGTTAAAGAATTAAgagataataaaattgattatcAGATACATAGATTCCATTTCTTTCCCTGTTTATCtatttgtatattaatACCGTTTCCTAGTTATATTAATAGCAACgataattgtaaaaatcGAGCAGGAttaacaaaagaaaaaaatcataaaaaaacaaagcttgaaaattaaaatccaTATATCAAATCAATACATACACATCTATTCAAATGTTATCCACAATTACTGATTATTTAGAAGAACTTAAAGAAGCTATTGTTCCAGTTGTAGCAAAGGCTGATGATGGTGAAGATGAAGACACCACTCAAGATGCtgatgatgacgatgaagatgatgacgatgatgacgatgatgacgatgatgacgatgatgacgatgacGACGAAGACGACGATGAAGAAAAGGATCcttatgatttattaagGGCTGAATGTGAACAATCTGAAGAAGGTCAAAAGTTAAAAcatcattatttggaaTGTGCGGAAAGAGTAGAAAAGCAAAAAGAAGATCCAAACTACGAAGAGTTGGAATATAAGGAAGATTGTATTCAAGAATTCTTCCATCTACAACATTATTTGGACAGCTGTGCTGCtccaaaattatttagtaAACTAAAATAGATACATTCATTTGAACTTTTTCATCGCCCCCACTTTGCCCCTCTTTTACTTCTCCTATACATTCTTAACTGTCAAAAATTACTCATCGAATGGAAATTTCTTCCTATTTTATTCctgtaaattttttttccatctaataatattattcctGTCtatgatatttatttatttactaaaTCCTTAACAAAactatatttatatttatatttattttatatatatatctttacttatttatcaatctatctatatttgaagatataTGCATAGAAATActattttcttatttatatattcatctCTTAAATTATggttttctttattaaaggTTAAATCCATTATTTCTATTGAAATCAGTTAGGGGTCCGAGAATTTACCTTTTACGgctaaataaaatagatttatttgaaaatttatattttgtggattttttgaataaataaaagataaaattaattttgtgacattcattttgaaaacaaaaaatgtTCTTTAATTACTATTggatcaaaaaaaaaaaactctGTGGATTTAACTTtacaataattatataaactatctaaagttttataatttataatttattttaattctttttattttattagatcatctaattatttttttaagttaaatttaaaattacgccaacttttattttggttctattgtttttaatacaacagtttgtttttttaattttttaataacaCACTCATATATACACTATCGTCTTTCCAACTTCCCACTCTagattcaattttttaccCAATTCTATTCTTCAAGttataatatcaattcATTATGAGTAGTACCGAATTAGTTGCAGcaactaataatgattctaCTTTATTAACTTCCACTAGAGTTTACATTTCTAATGTAAGCTATCAAGTtacagaagaagaattatttgattatttcCTTTCTTATAATGTAAAAAGTGTTTTAATACCTTCACAGACAGTTCGCGGGTTTAGAACAAGTTATCAAAGACCCTTAGGTATTGCATACGCAGagtttgaaaataaagattggGCAAATAAGGTTGTTGCTGATTTAAATGGTAAATGTTTCAAAGAAAGAAATCTAAGAATTAAGTTGTATATTCCTTACTcaccaaataatattgtcagaaataaattaattaaaaataaaaaagaagaagaaacatTTACTAATGACgcaaataatgaaaagaaTGCAGATTCAAATGGTGAAAATGGCACCCGTTCAAGAATTGTAGTTGGTGGTGAAGGTGATGGTGAGAAATATTGTACTGATACTTTATACTGTAGTTATTTACCAAAGGAGACTACAGACACCACTTTAagattatatttcaaagaCTATAATCCACAAGAAATTTGGATCTTTAGAACAAAAGCTACAAGAGGATATAGATTAAAATTCCATAGATATTTCACATGTGCATTAATTACATTAAATACTAATGTACCAATGTTTGAAATTTGTGaaagattaaataatattagattatcaaataaaaagattACAGTACGCGTTGCATTTAAATCTAAGTTAGAAGAAGTCAAACATATTGCAACTAAGACTCAATTGGTTAGAGAACAAGACATCccaattgaagaagaaaaccAAGAAGATATGGAACAAAActcttcatcaaataataatgatccTACTAAAAAAGCTGCAAAACCAACCGTGAATATAAT
Coding sequences:
- the QCR6 gene encoding ubiquinol--cytochrome-c reductase subunit 6 (similar to Saccharomyces cerevisiae QCR6 (YFR033C); ancestral locus Anc_7.190); amino-acid sequence: MLSTITDYLEELKEAIVPVVAKADDGEDEDTTQDADDDDEDDDDDDDDDDDDDDDDDDEDDDEEKDPYDLLRAECEQSEEGQKLKHHYLECAERVEKQKEDPNYEELEYKEDCIQEFFHLQHYLDSCAAPKLFSKLK
- the RRT5 gene encoding Rrt5p (similar to Saccharomyces cerevisiae YFR032C; ancestral locus Anc_7.188), which encodes MSSTELVAATNNDSTLLTSTRVYISNVSYQVTEEELFDYFLSYNVKSVLIPSQTVRGFRTSYQRPLGIAYAEFENKDWANKVVADLNGKCFKERNLRIKLYIPYSPNNIVRNKLIKNKKEEETFTNDANNEKNADSNGENGTRSRIVVGGEGDGEKYCTDTLYCSYLPKETTDTTLRLYFKDYNPQEIWIFRTKATRGYRLKFHRYFTCALITLNTNVPMFEICERLNNIRLSNKKITVRVAFKSKLEEVKHIATKTQLVREQDIPIEEENQEDMEQNSSSNNNDPTKKAAKPTVNIITVEEDENDYEINNNLEVNNENSNNTAESPNSDSNSKKKKLKSDGVGNSDLLMPSLLGMDDNLPSGTSIHF